In Actinomycetota bacterium, a genomic segment contains:
- a CDS encoding MFS transporter, with the protein MDGRQEQSDVPDLKSSDHPHWKRNVSFFLGGQTVSMFGSMLVQYVVMWWVVFETESGVSIALYAVAAFMPQGIVSIFGGVLADRMNRKVLIIIADGTIALVTLGLAILMLNGVTALWILLLAVAVRSVGAGVQQPAVQAVIPQIVPEAQLLRINGIFQTIQSAMMLLAPVAAGAIFGLFGIVPAFFIDVVTAIIGIGLLTMVAVPTLSAISEKTSNYGTDLVEGARYIWAHPIVRWLLVVFAIIFTLTVAPSFVTPLMVARSFGTEVWMLTVLEISFSVGMLLSGILVSTVLAKRSRIGLILFATFGFALVTIALGLSPNLWVFYGFMFAFGLLVPLFSAPFMTLVQETVEPEMQGRAFSYVGIVMALATPIGMVVFGPMADVISVQWLLVIAGVATILVMLIAVSVPSGRAAMEAGRVAQAASAEAADSVEA; encoded by the coding sequence GTGGATGGCAGACAGGAGCAAAGTGATGTCCCAGATCTGAAGTCATCTGACCACCCTCATTGGAAGCGCAATGTCTCATTCTTCCTTGGTGGCCAAACCGTCTCGATGTTCGGATCGATGCTCGTTCAGTACGTGGTCATGTGGTGGGTGGTCTTCGAGACGGAGTCCGGCGTGTCCATCGCGCTTTATGCAGTCGCCGCTTTCATGCCACAAGGCATCGTCTCGATCTTTGGTGGTGTCCTTGCCGATCGGATGAACCGAAAGGTCCTGATCATCATTGCCGATGGCACCATCGCGCTCGTCACGCTCGGCTTGGCCATCTTGATGCTCAATGGAGTAACCGCACTATGGATCCTGCTCCTGGCTGTCGCAGTGCGATCAGTTGGGGCAGGAGTGCAGCAGCCGGCAGTGCAAGCAGTCATTCCGCAAATCGTCCCCGAAGCCCAACTGCTCCGCATCAATGGGATCTTCCAGACGATTCAGTCGGCCATGATGCTGCTCGCACCGGTGGCAGCTGGCGCGATATTCGGACTTTTCGGAATTGTGCCGGCATTCTTCATTGACGTCGTGACGGCAATCATCGGAATCGGCCTGCTCACCATGGTCGCTGTACCAACACTCTCAGCGATCAGCGAGAAGACGAGCAACTACGGCACTGACCTGGTCGAGGGTGCCCGCTATATCTGGGCACACCCCATCGTGCGTTGGCTGCTCGTGGTCTTTGCCATCATCTTCACGCTGACTGTCGCGCCTAGCTTTGTCACTCCCTTGATGGTCGCGCGCAGTTTCGGCACTGAGGTCTGGATGCTCACTGTGCTGGAAATATCTTTCAGCGTCGGCATGCTGTTGAGCGGCATCCTGGTCTCGACCGTCCTTGCCAAGCGAAGTCGCATTGGCCTGATCCTGTTTGCAACCTTTGGCTTCGCATTGGTGACCATCGCACTAGGGCTCAGCCCCAACCTATGGGTCTTCTACGGATTCATGTTCGCCTTTGGCCTGCTCGTTCCCTTGTTCTCTGCGCCATTCATGACGCTTGTGCAGGAGACGGTGGAGCCCGAGATGCAAGGTCGCGCGTTCAGCTACGTCGGCATCGTCATGGCCTTGGCCACTCCCATCGGCATGGTTGTCTTCGGACCGATGGCCGATGTGATCAGCGTGCAATGGCTTCTCGTCATTGCTGGAGTCGCAACGATCCTGGTGATGCTCATTGCAGTCTCAGTTCCTTCAGGGCGAGCAGCAATGGAAGCAGGGCGCGTTGCGCAAGCAGCTTCTGCGGAAGCAGCCGATTCCGTCGAAGCCTGA
- a CDS encoding dienelactone hydrolase family protein yields the protein MCHADDSRPPSSPRSEAITEARKLTLTSDDGNEFSAFYASAAAPKVGVVVLPDVRGLHPYYGSLAERFAEAGLASVAIDYFGRTAGLAEDGWRPEDFDWQPHVNAAAPADLILDAKAAIDFLRAQHGESMPIISVGFCFGGGQAWRQSSSDLDLAAVVGFYGRPDFVGRSAKHAKKLTYMFLAGEDFTPVEEQLALAETMRSGGAEVITVVYDGAPHSFFDRAFEEWAEASADAWNRILELTDTLAGTH from the coding sequence ATGTGCCATGCAGACGACAGCCGACCACCCTCATCCCCTCGCTCTGAAGCGATCACTGAAGCCCGGAAGCTGACGCTGACCAGTGACGATGGAAACGAGTTCTCTGCCTTCTATGCCTCGGCAGCAGCGCCAAAGGTAGGAGTAGTGGTCCTGCCAGACGTGCGAGGTCTGCATCCGTACTACGGATCACTGGCCGAGCGTTTCGCCGAAGCCGGTCTTGCGTCCGTCGCCATTGACTACTTCGGGCGCACCGCCGGGCTTGCCGAAGATGGGTGGCGCCCCGAGGACTTCGATTGGCAGCCCCATGTCAACGCGGCAGCTCCAGCCGATTTGATCCTGGACGCCAAAGCCGCCATCGACTTCTTGCGCGCGCAGCACGGCGAGAGCATGCCGATCATCAGCGTTGGATTCTGCTTCGGTGGCGGCCAAGCCTGGCGCCAATCCTCAAGTGATCTCGATCTCGCCGCCGTAGTCGGCTTCTATGGCCGACCTGACTTCGTTGGTCGCTCTGCCAAGCACGCGAAGAAGCTCACCTACATGTTTCTCGCTGGCGAGGACTTCACCCCAGTCGAGGAGCAGCTTGCGCTCGCGGAAACCATGCGATCGGGCGGCGCCGAGGTCATCACCGTCGTATACGACGGTGCCCCGCACTCCTTCTTTGATCGCGCCTTTGAAGAGTGGGCCGAGGCCAGTGCCGATGCCTGGAATCGAATCCTGGAACTCACTGACACACTTGCGGGGACTCACTAG